From Candidatus Abyssobacteria bacterium SURF_5, the proteins below share one genomic window:
- a CDS encoding 4Fe-4S dicluster domain-containing protein, with protein MNNGNGKIAPVRYGMVIDVDLCTGCGACAVACHMENNVPFRVDESDKSRNIAWMRVYRVNNGESYPKARAAYFARPCMQCDHHTPCVSVCPASATNYDASTGIVDQINTRCIGCRYCMAACPYMVRCFNWWDPVWPAEMKRQLNPDVAPRMRGVVEKCTFCSHRYLKAKNKAQNEARNYLREDEYVPACVEACPVGAMHFGDLNDPEHKVAQLAHSPRAFRLLEQLHTEPKVYYLSSRIWVKETATKLS; from the coding sequence ATGAACAACGGGAACGGGAAAATTGCGCCTGTCCGATATGGCATGGTTATAGACGTGGACTTATGCACCGGCTGCGGCGCGTGCGCAGTGGCTTGCCATATGGAGAACAACGTCCCGTTTCGCGTTGACGAGAGCGACAAATCAAGGAACATCGCGTGGATGCGCGTATATCGGGTGAACAACGGCGAGAGCTACCCGAAGGCGCGCGCGGCCTATTTCGCGCGGCCGTGCATGCAATGCGACCATCACACGCCGTGCGTTTCGGTCTGTCCCGCGAGCGCAACCAACTACGACGCGAGCACCGGCATCGTCGATCAGATCAACACGCGCTGCATCGGCTGCCGCTATTGCATGGCGGCTTGCCCGTACATGGTTCGCTGCTTCAACTGGTGGGACCCGGTGTGGCCCGCCGAGATGAAGCGGCAGTTGAATCCCGATGTCGCCCCGCGCATGCGCGGAGTGGTCGAGAAATGCACGTTCTGCTCACACCGGTATCTCAAGGCGAAGAACAAGGCCCAGAATGAGGCGCGGAATTACCTGAGAGAGGACGAGTACGTGCCGGCGTGCGTCGAGGCGTGTCCGGTCGGCGCGATGCATTTCGGCGATCTGAACGATCCCGAGCACAAAGTGGCTCAGCTTGCCCATAGCCCGCGCGCGTTCCGGCTGCTCGAACAGTTGCATACCGAGCCGAAGGTCTATTATCTCAGCTCCCGCATCTGGGTCAAAGAAACGGCAACGAAATTGAGTTGA
- a CDS encoding PAS domain-containing protein: MANDSLQDQKDISAIIFDSITDGVFTTDHECRITSFNRAAEEISGFRREEAIGKFCFDIFRTDLCQTGCALRNTLQNGKPITNVRVTIVTRDGRKVPISVSTTVLRNEKKTCIGAVEFFRDLSEIENLQDQVSKINRFENLVSCNEKMQRIFKLLPEIAESECNVLIQGPSGSGKELLAQALHDLSPRKHKSYIRINCAALPETLLESELFGYVRGAFTDAKRDKPGLFYMAQGGTLLLDEIGDMPLSLQVKLLRVLNNGEYQPLGSTRMLQTDARIITSSNRDLKQMVEQSAFREDLFYRINVINIQIPPLRERLEDLPLLIDYFVEKFRSKRKKDIQGVTTEVLNLLRRYDFPGNVRELENAIEHAFVICRKNVIGLEHLPDRILEAAQKKENGASRLCHGSSSEESIIREALARNEGNRVKTAEELGMHRATLWRKMEKYGIE, from the coding sequence ATGGCAAACGATTCATTGCAGGACCAGAAGGACATTTCAGCAATCATCTTCGACAGCATCACCGACGGCGTATTCACGACCGATCACGAGTGTCGGATCACTTCTTTTAATCGGGCGGCCGAGGAGATTTCGGGGTTCAGGCGAGAGGAGGCCATCGGCAAATTCTGTTTCGACATTTTCCGGACCGACCTGTGCCAGACGGGTTGCGCGCTTCGCAACACGTTGCAGAACGGAAAGCCGATCACGAATGTACGGGTAACGATTGTGACGCGCGACGGGCGCAAGGTGCCGATCAGCGTGAGCACCACGGTTCTTCGCAACGAGAAGAAGACCTGCATCGGCGCGGTCGAGTTTTTCCGGGACCTGTCGGAGATCGAGAATCTGCAGGACCAGGTGTCGAAGATCAACCGGTTCGAGAACCTGGTGAGCTGCAACGAGAAGATGCAGCGGATCTTCAAGCTGCTGCCGGAGATCGCCGAGTCGGAATGCAATGTGCTCATCCAGGGGCCGAGCGGGTCGGGCAAGGAACTGCTGGCGCAGGCGTTGCACGACCTGAGTCCCCGCAAACATAAATCGTATATCCGCATCAATTGCGCCGCTCTTCCCGAGACGCTGCTCGAGTCGGAACTCTTCGGCTATGTGCGCGGCGCATTCACCGACGCGAAGCGGGACAAGCCCGGCCTGTTCTACATGGCGCAAGGCGGCACACTGTTGTTGGACGAGATCGGCGATATGCCGTTGTCTCTGCAGGTGAAGCTGCTCAGGGTGCTGAACAATGGCGAATATCAGCCGCTGGGCTCGACGCGGATGCTGCAGACGGACGCCCGCATCATCACCTCATCGAACAGGGACCTCAAGCAGATGGTCGAGCAATCGGCATTTCGCGAGGACCTTTTCTACCGCATCAATGTGATCAATATCCAGATTCCTCCGTTGCGGGAGCGGCTCGAGGATCTTCCGCTATTGATCGATTATTTCGTGGAGAAGTTTCGATCGAAACGAAAGAAGGATATCCAGGGAGTAACGACAGAAGTCCTGAATCTTCTGCGGCGCTACGATTTTCCCGGGAACGTACGCGAGCTCGAGAACGCGATCGAGCACGCATTCGTCATTTGCAGGAAGAACGTGATCGGGCTCGAGCATCTGCCCGACCGGATACTGGAGGCGGCGCAGAAGAAGGAGAACGGCGCCTCCCGTTTGTGCCATGGCAGCAGCTCGGAGGAATCGATCATTCGCGAGGCGCTCGCGCGGAATGAAGGGAACCGCGTGAAAACGGCGGAAGAGCTGGGAATGCACCGGGCGACGCTGTGGCGGAAAATGGAGAAGTACGGGATAGAGTAG
- a CDS encoding cytochrome C, with the protein MHVRNLTDAQKTFGMAAALVLAGFVAFLVLGWLVLPKLSYETRMQPVDDNHPLHVEKLGLACDTCHFFHEDGSWAGLPALEICADCHEEPIGTTPAEIRFVNEYVKRNREPKWAIYNRQPECVSFSHSSHVRMASISCQTCHGPQGYSDVTEYHSNRITNYSYVMYDSRVPLNAFTIMSEKGKKVWGTMRMDECASCHRARGTSTACFICHK; encoded by the coding sequence ATGCACGTGAGAAACCTGACAGATGCGCAGAAGACGTTCGGAATGGCGGCCGCCCTGGTGCTCGCAGGCTTCGTCGCGTTTCTTGTGCTTGGCTGGCTGGTGTTGCCGAAGCTGAGTTATGAGACGCGGATGCAGCCGGTTGATGATAATCATCCTCTGCACGTGGAGAAGCTGGGTCTGGCGTGCGACACCTGCCACTTCTTCCACGAGGACGGAAGCTGGGCGGGTTTGCCGGCGCTGGAAATCTGCGCGGACTGCCACGAGGAGCCGATAGGGACAACGCCGGCGGAGATCAGGTTCGTCAACGAATACGTGAAGAGGAACCGCGAGCCGAAATGGGCGATTTACAACCGGCAGCCCGAATGCGTCTCGTTCTCGCATTCCTCGCACGTTCGGATGGCGAGCATCTCATGCCAGACGTGCCACGGCCCGCAGGGCTATTCCGACGTTACCGAGTACCATTCGAACCGGATCACGAACTACAGCTACGTCATGTACGATTCGCGCGTCCCATTGAACGCGTTCACCATCATGAGTGAAAAAGGGAAGAAGGTGTGGGGGACGATGCGGATGGACGAATGCGCCTCGTGCCACCGCGCGCGCGGGACGAGCACTGCATGTTTCATTTGTCATAAATAG
- a CDS encoding universal stress protein, which yields MTTVGLDSVGLCAHFSEKGDWAFDFAFALAQKNKCQLNIFYFLRSPYERYSEPPNQGRKLDDQILIATDRKLREYYDKCLGEYVDVGFKVCEESRHAKELRTCLMHREYQLLIIPHLEKGITFGNIPIEEFAYRFTAPVVLVGPDRPNQYHLNPSATLLADKLGLSQDDFHEIYLDEIGKAPAALS from the coding sequence ATGACGACCGTAGGATTGGACAGCGTCGGGCTCTGCGCCCATTTCTCGGAAAAAGGCGATTGGGCATTTGACTTTGCGTTCGCGCTGGCGCAAAAGAACAAGTGTCAGTTGAACATTTTCTACTTCCTCAGATCTCCGTACGAAAGATATTCCGAACCGCCCAACCAAGGAAGAAAACTGGATGATCAAATCCTCATCGCAACCGACCGAAAGCTCCGGGAATACTACGACAAATGCCTGGGCGAGTACGTCGACGTCGGCTTCAAGGTCTGCGAGGAGAGCAGGCACGCGAAGGAACTGAGGACGTGCCTGATGCATCGCGAGTATCAGTTGCTGATCATTCCTCACCTGGAGAAAGGCATCACGTTCGGCAATATCCCGATCGAGGAATTCGCGTACCGGTTCACCGCGCCGGTCGTGCTGGTGGGACCCGACAGGCCGAACCAGTACCATCTGAATCCGTCGGCAACCCTGCTGGCCGACAAGCTGGGCCTGAGCCAGGACGATTTCCACGAGATCTATCTCGATGAGATCGGGAAAGCCCCGGCCGCTTTGTCGTAA
- a CDS encoding DUF1847 domain-containing protein, with protein MRGCVTAASLNRLRESIVKVAVPLFGTRVSPRWSYSQNTLLVHLADDREVSRRMIDTSGLSEEERLSQLVDLEVDLFVCGAIEEEYIDLAGSYGLQVVHNVAAEADEVVAAALRGKLHSGFGLDGDMAEDAAQAGKLLARVRPKIDCVECADRVCLKGANCTSEFGDVFPVEKYAKLHHSMEVTADIAAENHRRLCRVAEFIYYCLGMEYKHVGIAFCVEMFQETEILTRLMRRFFKVSPVCCKVGGYMKPDFYTSSNGVACNPIGQARVLNGIETDINALVGLCVGCDLIFTRYSKAPASTLFVKDKSLANNPVSALYSKYYIDEILKEL; from the coding sequence ATGCGTGGATGCGTAACGGCGGCATCTTTGAATCGACTGAGGGAATCAATTGTGAAGGTGGCTGTTCCTCTTTTCGGGACGCGGGTTTCGCCCCGATGGTCCTATTCGCAGAACACGTTGCTCGTTCATCTCGCCGACGACCGCGAGGTCTCGAGGAGAATGATCGATACCTCCGGCTTGAGCGAGGAAGAACGGCTTTCCCAACTCGTTGACCTCGAGGTCGACCTCTTCGTCTGCGGCGCGATCGAAGAGGAATACATCGACCTCGCGGGCTCCTACGGACTGCAGGTTGTCCATAACGTTGCAGCCGAGGCCGATGAAGTCGTTGCAGCCGCGCTGCGCGGCAAGTTGCACAGTGGATTCGGGCTGGACGGCGATATGGCCGAAGACGCCGCCCAAGCGGGCAAGCTCCTGGCGCGAGTGCGCCCGAAGATCGATTGCGTCGAGTGCGCCGACCGCGTATGCCTGAAGGGGGCAAACTGCACCAGCGAATTCGGAGATGTTTTCCCGGTCGAAAAATACGCGAAGCTGCATCATTCGATGGAGGTGACCGCGGATATCGCGGCTGAGAATCATCGCAGACTGTGCCGTGTCGCCGAATTCATCTACTATTGCCTCGGGATGGAATACAAACATGTGGGCATTGCGTTCTGTGTCGAGATGTTCCAGGAGACCGAAATACTCACGCGCCTGATGCGCCGGTTCTTCAAGGTGAGTCCCGTCTGTTGCAAGGTCGGCGGCTATATGAAGCCGGACTTCTATACATCCTCGAACGGCGTCGCCTGCAATCCGATCGGGCAGGCGCGCGTTTTAAACGGGATCGAGACTGATATCAACGCCCTCGTGGGCTTGTGCGTCGGCTGCGACCTCATCTTCACGCGGTACAGCAAAGCGCCGGCATCAACGTTATTCGTCAAGGATAAATCTCTGGCCAACAACCCCGTGAGCGCCCTGTACTCCAAGTACTACATCGACGAGATATTGAAGGAGCTGTGA